The Actinomadura sp. WMMB 499 genome includes a window with the following:
- a CDS encoding DLW-39 family protein, translated as MKKLLILAVVALGGFAVWRKLQQDRAELDLWTEATSSDS; from the coding sequence GTGAAGAAGCTGCTCATTCTCGCCGTCGTCGCTCTCGGTGGCTTCGCCGTCTGGCGCAAGCTGCAGCAGGACCGCGCCGAGCTGGACCTGTGGACCGAGGCCACGTCGTCCGACAGCTGA